The Glycine soja cultivar W05 chromosome 8, ASM419377v2, whole genome shotgun sequence genome has a window encoding:
- the LOC114423778 gene encoding RINT1-like protein MAG2: protein MEWLQTLPPPSHLSPSALSFLDHRLHTQLALAEAPTFVAELQTQCSELDRSLDELTRLLGAGLAAYASFSGEIHGLFGDVTERLIALSSTVVPDGGRGEEDGKGFREELATLAKEVARLETVRVYAETALKLDTLVGDIEDAVSFTMSKNIRKHSSQNSQEMHMLAIKTLKTTEGILISITKAHPQWKHLVSAVDHRVDRALAILRPQAIAEHRALLASLGWPPPLFALNSLDSDARTANQVANPLLTMQVDLKVQYSENFLALCNLQELQRQRKARQLEGHDREVALRQSLWVIEELVNPLSLASQRHFSKWVDKPEFIFTLVYKITRDYVDSMDELLQPLVDEAKLLGYSCREEWISAMVTSLTTYLAKEIFPSYISQLDEESVIGIQSSARISWLHLIDLTIAFDKRIKSLVEHSGILLSFDDDIMQKISSLSVFCDRPDWLDLWAEIELGDALGKLKPDIQDENNWRKKVEGVVLSSYTDDHKSPLISNAFLRHLASVIDRCRSLPSVILRSKFLRFAGVPIIRNFFDSILIRCQEAEGLTALTDDDAVIKVTISVNAAHYFESVLKEWSEDVFFLEMGMDEDDKTELESNSNSYGELLPESSRRVIFDDEIKKLEEFRTEWVEKISLVILRGFDSHSRDYVKNKRQWQKGEEGWTVSKTLIEALDYLQSKMSVVEVSLNDRDFVGVWRSLAAGIDRLIFNGILISNVKFHNSGVERFGSDLEVLFGVFGAWCLRPEGFFPKSSEGLKLLKMDENRVQECMGGGKRWLKENGIRRLSVTEAEKILKNRVFRS, encoded by the exons ATGGAGTGGCTCCAAACGCTGCCTCCACCCTCTCACCTCTCGCCCTCCGCACTCTCCTTCCTCGATCACAGGCTCCACACGCAGCTCGCCCTCGCCGAGGCTCCCACCTTCGTGGCCGAGCTCCAGACTCAGTGTTCCGAGTTGGATCGCTCGCTCGACGAGTTGACTCGGCTTCTCGGAGCTGGTCTCGCCGCGTACGCCTCCTTCTCCGGAGAAATCCACGGCCTCTTCGGGGACGTCACCGAGAGGCTGATCGCTCTCTCCTCCACCGTCGTGCCAG ATGGAGGAAGAGGCGAAGAGGATGGCAAGGGTTTCAGAGAGGAGCTTGCGACTTTGGCGAAGGAAGTGGCTAGGTTGGAGACGGTTCGTGTTTATGCAG AGACAGCACTGAAACTTGATACTTTGGTTGGTGATATTGAGGATGCTGTATCATTTACCATGAGCAAGAACATAAGGAAACATTCTAGTCAAAATTCACAA GAAAtgcatatgcttgctattaAAACACTGAAAACAACAGAAGGcatattaatttcaattacaAAAGCACATCCCCAGTGGAAGCATCTTGTATCAGCTGTTGATCACAGAGTAGACCGAGCTCTTGCTATTTTGAGGCCCCAGGCAATTGCTGAGCATCGGGCACTTCTTGCTTCGCTTGGATGGCCCCCACCTCTTTTTGCCTTAAACTCCTTGGATTCAGATGCAAGGACTGCAAATCAAGTTGCGAATCCTCTACTGACCATGCAAGTGGATCTTAAAGTCCAGTACTCTGAAAACTTTCTTGCTTTGTGCAACCTACAGGAGTTGCAACGACAAAGGAAAGCCAGACAACTTGAGGGCCATGACAGGGAAGTTGCTCTACGACAATCACTTTGGGTAATAGAAGAGCTTGTGAATCCCTTATCATTGGCTTCCCAACGACATTTCTCAAAATGGGTTGATAAACCagaatttatttttactctTGTATATAAAATCACAAGGGATTATGTTGATTCTATGGATGAATTGTTGCAGCCATTGGTTGATGAAGCAAAGTTGCTTGGTTACAGTTGTAGAGAAGAATGGATCTCAGCAATGGTAACCTCTTTAACCACATACTTGGCAAAAGAAATTTTCCCTAGTTACATTAGTCAACTAGATGAAGAGAGTGTTATAGGAATTCAGTCATCTGCTAGAATATCATGGCTACATCTCATTGATTTGACGATAGCTTTTGACAAAAGGATTAAGTCTTTGGTAGAGCATTCTGGGATCTTGCTATCCTTTGATGATGATATCATGCAGAAAATTTCTTCTCTATCTGTATTTTGTGATCGTCCAGATTGGCTTGATCTATGGGCTGAAATAGAGCTAGGTGATGCCCTAGGTAAGTTGAAACCAGACATCCAAGATGAGAATAATTGGAGAAAGAAAGTTGAAGGTGTGGTTCTTTCATCCTATACTGATGATCACAAGTCTCCTCTGATTTCTAATGCCTTTCTTCGCCATCTAGCATCTGTTATTGATCGTTGCCGATCATTGCCTAGTGTAATTTTGAGGTCAAAATTTCTCAGATTTGCAGGTGTTCCtattataagaaatttttttgattcCATACTTATCCGCTGCCAAGAAGCTGAAGGTTTGACTGCCTTAACCGATGATGATGCTGTAATTAAAGTTACAATTTCTGTCAATGCTGCTCATTACTTTGAATCTGTTCTAAAGGAATGGTCTGAGGATGTCTTTTTCCTTGAGATGGGAATGGATGAGGATGATAAAACAGAATTGGAAAGTAATTCAAATAGTTATGGTGAACTGTTGCCAGAGAGTTCCAGAAGGGTTATTTTTGATGATGAGATAAAAAAGCTGGAAGAGTTCAGAACAGAGTGGGTTGAAAAGATTTCCCTTGTTATTTTGAGAGGTTTTGATTCTCATTCTCGAGATTATGTGAAGAACAAGAGGCAATGGCAAAAGGGTGAAGAAGGATGGACTGTGTCAAAGACTCTAATAGAAGCCCTGGATTATCTTCAGAGTAAAATGTCAGTGGTAGAAGTAAGTTTGAATGATAGGGATTTTGTTGGGGTTTGGAGAAGTTTGGCAGCAGGAATTGATCGATTGATTTTTAATGGTATTCTCATAAGCAATGTAAAATTTCACAATAGTGGTGTTGAAAGATTTGGTAGCGACTTGGAAGTTTTATTTGGGGTATTTGGGGCTTGGTGCTTGCGACCTGAAGGTTTTTTCCCAAAATCAAGTGAAGGTCTGAAGTTGTTAAAGATGGATGAAAATAGAGTGCAAGAATGTATGGGAGGGGGGAAGAGATGGTTGAAGGAGAATGGGATCAGGCGTTTGAGTGTAACTGAAGCAGAAAAGATTTTGAAGAATAGGGTGTTCAGGAGTTGA
- the LOC114423780 gene encoding putative kinase-like protein TMKL1, with product MAFLNPFSLHIPMSLLLFLLFFFCFCKASTTTTTSTTTKSLSPSSSPSTTTSSSDVQLLLGKIKASLQGSNSDNLVLSSWNSSTPLCQWSGLKWVFSNGTPLSCTDLSSPQWTNLTLHKDPSLHLLSLRLPSANLSGSLPRELGGFPMLQSLYLNINSLEGTIPLELGYSSSLSEIDLGDNMLSGVLPPSIWNLCERLVSLRLHGNSLSGSVSEPALPNSSCKNMQLLDLGGNKFSGSFPEFITKFGGLKQLDLGNNMFMGTIPQGLTGLRLEKLNLSHNNFSGVLPLFGGESKFGVDAFEGNSPSLCGPPLGSCARTSTLSSGAVAGIVISLMTGAVVLASLLIGYMQNKKREGSGESEDELNDEEEDDEDNGGNAIGGAGEGKLMLFAGGENLTLDDVLNATGQVLEKTCYGTAYKAKLAEGGTIALRLLREGSCKDKASCLSVIRQLGKIRHENLIPLRAFYQGKRGEKLLIYDYLPLRTLHDLLHEAKAGKPVLNWARRHKIALGMARGLAYLHTGLEVPVTHANVRSKNVLVDDFFAARLTDFGLDKLMIPSIADEMVALAKTDGYKAPELQRMKKCNSRTDVYAFGILLLEILIGKKPGKNGRNGEYVDLPSMVKVAVLEETTMEVFDVELLKGIRSPMEDGLVQALKLAMGCCAPVASVRPSMDEVVRQLEENRPRNRSALYSPTETRSGSVTPF from the exons ATGGCGTTTCTGAACCCTTTCTCTCTCCACATTCCCATGTCCTTGTTGctcttcctcctcttctttttttgcttctgCAAAGCCAGTACTACTACTACCACCTCTACTACAACAAAGTCACTGTCCCCTTCTTCTTCACCCTCCACCACTACTTCCTCCTCTGATGTTCAACTTCTCTTGGGAAAGATCAAAGCTTCACTGCAAGGTAGTAACTCTGACAACCTTGTTTTGTCTTCATGGAACTCCTCCACCCCACTTTGTCAGTGGAGTGGCCTCAAATGGGTCTTCTCCAATGGCACTCCTCTCTCATGCACTGACTTGTCCTCTCCACAATGGACCAATCTCACTCTCCACAAAGACCCTTCTCTTCACTTGCTTTCCCTTCGGCTCCCTTCTGCAAACCTCTCTGGTTCCCTCCCCAGAGAGCTTGGAGGGTTCCCTATGCTCCAAAGTCTCTACCTTAACATAAACTCATTGGAGGGTACCATCCCTCTTGAGCTTGGTTATAGCTCCTCCCTCTCTGAGATTGATTTGGGTGACAATATGCTAAGTGGGGTTCTTCCACCCTCCATTTGGAACTTGTGTGAGAGGCTTGTTTCCCTTAGGCTCCATGGTAATTCCTTATCTGGGTCAGTTTCTGAGCCTGCATTGCCTAACTCTTCTTGCAAGAATATGCAGTTGCTTGATTTGGGTGGCAACAAGTTCTCTGGGAGTTTCCCTGAGTTCATCACAAAGTTTGGTGGCCTAAAGCAGCTTGACTTGGGGAACAACATGTTTATGGGGACAATTCCTCAAGGCCTAACTGGGCTTAGGCTTGAAAAATTGAATCTTTCACACAATAACTTTAGCGGGGTTTTGCCTTTGTTTGGAGGAGAATCCAAGTTTGGTGTGGATGCTTTTGAGGGTAATAGCCCTAGCCTGTGTGGACCACCTTTGGGAAGCTGTGCCAGGACCTCTACACTGAGTTCTGGTGCTGTTGCTGGCATTGTTATTAGTCTGATGACTGGTGCTGTAGTTTTGGCTTCTTTGCTGATAGGGTATATGCAGAACAAGAAGAGGGAGGGGAGTGGGGAGAGTGAGGATGAGTTGAATGATGAAgaggaagatgatgaagatAATGGTGGCAATGCTATTGGTGGAGCTGGTGAGGGGAAGCTCATGTTGTTTGCTGGAGGTGAGAATTTGACATTGGATGATGTGTTGAATGCAACTGGGCAGGTTTTGGAGAAGACTTGTTATGGGACAGCTTATAAGGCTAAGCTTGCTGAAGGAGGCACCATTGCTTTGAGGTTGTTGAGAGAAGGTAGCTGCAAAGACAAGGCTTCTTGCTTGTCTGTTATAAGGCAATTGGGGAAAATTCGCCATGAGAATTTGATTCCTTTGAGAGCTTTCTATCAGGGGAAGAGAGGGGAGAAGCTCCTTATTTATGACTACCTGCCTCTCAGAACCCTTCATGATCTTTTACATG AAGCTAAAGCTGGAAAACCTGTGCTGAACTGGGCTAGGCGACACAAGATTGCGTTGGGCATGGCAAGAGGTCTAGCTTATCTTCATACAGGACTTGAAGTTCCTGTCACTCATGCAAACGTAAGGTCCAAGAATGTGCTCGTGGACGACTTCTTTGCGGCCAGGCTCACTGATTTCGGCCTCGACAAGCTGATGATTCCATCCATAGCCGACGAAATGGTGGCGCTTGCCAAGACGGATGGCTACAAGGCTCCGGAGCTTCAAAGAATGAAGAAATGCAACTCCAGGACTGACGTTTATGCGTTCGGCATACTGCTGCTTGAAATCTTGATTGGGAAGAAGCCTGGGAAGAACGGAAGAAATGGGGAGTATGTGGACTTGCCTTCAATGGTGAAAGTGGCAGTTTTGGAGGAGACGACAATGGAAGTGTTTGATGTCGAACTTCTGAAAGGGATAAGAAGTCCTATGGAAGACGGGTTGGTGCAGGCACTGAAGCTGGCAATGGGGTGCTGTGCACCAGTGGCATCTGTTAGGCCAAGCATGGATGAAGTTGTGAGGCAATTGGAGGAGAATAGACCAAGGAACAGGTCTGCATTATACAGCCCTACAGAAACAAGAAGTGGAAGTGTTACCCCATTTTGA